In Monomorium pharaonis isolate MP-MQ-018 chromosome 3, ASM1337386v2, whole genome shotgun sequence, a genomic segment contains:
- the LOC105829599 gene encoding hydroxylysine kinase isoform X1, giving the protein MEYNDTLLIPGQHIRPPITEETAAALLERLYGMQATSVRELNAYDDRNYHVVCESSTNPHAINLAETDYVLKVINSLDSRKIDVIEAQTELMIFLNQRNVCCPLPVKNVNGAYFSLEILKSENTMEKYAVKLLVYRPGELLYNVKLNEELLRNVGSFTARIDEILMGFNHPAYDDHKSLWMLSSVPRVQQFTYVIKSSFDKQLVHDVIVSFQREVLSIMDQLEQTIIHGDLNEQNIIVTPDGKDIAAVIDFGDCHKTCRVFELAIVLCYMILQTADVGMGKYVVEGYEEVKKLTDTEKKILKITVCARICQSLVMGAYSHLHDPKNQYLLSTQKTGWLLLKRLWPMSQENVMQAWGLTTP; this is encoded by the coding sequence ATGGAGTACAACGACACTCTGCTCATCCCAGGCCAGCATATACGTCCACCCATAACCGAAGAGACGGCGGCCGCTCTGCTGGAGCGGCTGTACGGGATGCAGGCAACAAGCGTGCGCGAACTGAATGCTTACGACGACCGGAATTACCACGTGGTGTGTGAGTCGAGCACGAATCCGCACGCGATCAATTTAGCGGAGACCGACTACGTCCTCAAGGTGATCAACTCCTTGGACTCCCGCAAAATTGACGTGATCGAGGCGCAGACGGAGCTAATGATTTTCCTCAATCAGCGAAACGTCTGTTGTCCCTTACCTGTAAAGAACGTGAACGGCGCGTATTTCTCCCTGGAAATTTTAAAGAGCGAGAATACTATGGAAAAGTATGCCGTGAAACTGTTGGTCTATCGTCCCGGTGAACTGCTGTACAACGTGAAACTGAACGAAGAATTGTTGCGCAATGTTGGCAGCTTCACAGCCAGAATCGATGAGATTCTCATGGGCTTCAATCATCCCGCCTATGATGATCACAAATCACTGTGGATGTTGTCTTCTGTGCCGCGAGTGCAGCAGTTCACGTATGTGATTAAGAGCTCGTTCGATAAACAGTTGGTACATGACGTGATTGTTAGCTTCCAGAGAGAGGTGTTATCAATCATGGATCAATTGGAGCAAACGATCATACATGGTGATCTGAATGAGCAAAACATTATTGTAACTCCTGATGGCAAGGACATTGCTGCCGTGATCGATTTTGGTGACTGTCACAAGACTTGTCGTGTTTTCGAGTTAGCTATAGTTCTCTGCTACATGATCTTGCAAACGGCCGACGTCGGAATGGGTAAATATGTCGTGGAGGGTTACGAGGAAGTCAAGAAGTTGACCGACACGGAGAAGAAGATTCTCAAAATCACCGTATGTGCTAGGATATGTCAGAGTCTCGTAATGGGCGCTTACTCACATCTGCATGATCCCAAAAATCAGTATTTGCTAAGCACACAAAAAACTGGATGGTTGTTATTGAAGAGATTATGGCCTATGAGTCAAGAAAATGTGATGCAAGCTTGGGGATTGACTACTCCCTAA
- the LOC105829599 gene encoding hydroxylysine kinase isoform X3, which translates to MEYNDTLLIPGQHIRPPITEETAAALLERLYGMQATSVRELNAYDDRNYHVVCESSTNPHAINLAETDYVLKVINSLDSRKIDVIEAQTELMIFLNQRNVCCPLPVKNVNGAYFSLEILKSENTMEKYAVKLLVYRPGELLYNVKLNEELLRNVGSFTARIDEILMGFNHPAYDDHKSLWMLSSVPRVQQFTYVIKSSFDKQLVHDVIVSFQREVLSIMDQLEQTIIHGDLNEQNIIVTPDGKDIAAVIDFGDCHKTCRVFELAIVLCYMILQTADVGMGKYVVEGYEEVKKLTDTEKKILKITNQNRKRNVAVAAAASAAGAATTIETYW; encoded by the exons ATGGAGTACAACGACACTCTGCTCATCCCAGGCCAGCATATACGTCCACCCATAACCGAAGAGACGGCGGCCGCTCTGCTGGAGCGGCTGTACGGGATGCAGGCAACAAGCGTGCGCGAACTGAATGCTTACGACGACCGGAATTACCACGTGGTGTGTGAGTCGAGCACGAATCCGCACGCGATCAATTTAGCGGAGACCGACTACGTCCTCAAGGTGATCAACTCCTTGGACTCCCGCAAAATTGACGTGATCGAGGCGCAGACGGAGCTAATGATTTTCCTCAATCAGCGAAACGTCTGTTGTCCCTTACCTGTAAAGAACGTGAACGGCGCGTATTTCTCCCTGGAAATTTTAAAGAGCGAGAATACTATGGAAAAGTATGCCGTGAAACTGTTGGTCTATCGTCCCGGTGAACTGCTGTACAACGTGAAACTGAACGAAGAATTGTTGCGCAATGTTGGCAGCTTCACAGCCAGAATCGATGAGATTCTCATGGGCTTCAATCATCCCGCCTATGATGATCACAAATCACTGTGGATGTTGTCTTCTGTGCCGCGAGTGCAGCAGTTCACGTATGTGATTAAGAGCTCGTTCGATAAACAGTTGGTACATGACGTGATTGTTAGCTTCCAGAGAGAGGTGTTATCAATCATGGATCAATTGGAGCAAACGATCATACATGGTGATCTGAATGAGCAAAACATTATTGTAACTCCTGATGGCAAGGACATTGCTGCCGTGATCGATTTTGGTGACTGTCACAAGACTTGTCGTGTTTTCGAGTTAGCTATAGTTCTCTGCTACATGATCTTGCAAACGGCCGACGTCGGAATGGGTAAATATGTCGTGGAGGGTTACGAGGAAGTCAAGAAGTTGACCGACACGGAGAAGAAGATTCTCAAAATCACC aatcaaaaccggaaaaggaatgtagcagtagcagcagcagcatcagcagcaggagcagcgacaacaatcg aAACTTACTGGTAG
- the LOC105829599 gene encoding hydroxylysine kinase isoform X2, producing the protein MEYNDTLLIPGQHIRPPITEETAAALLERLYGMQATSVRELNAYDDRNYHVVCESSTNPHAINLAETDYVLKVINSLDSRKIDVIEAQTELMIFLNQRNVCCPLPVKNVNGAYFSLEILKSENTMEKYAVKLLVYRPGELLYNVKLNEELLRNVGSFTARIDEILMGFNHPAYDDHKSLWMLSSVPRVQQFTYVIKSSFDKQLVHDVIVSFQREVLSIMDQLEQTIIHGDLNEQNIIVTPDGKDIAAVIDFGDCHKTCRVFELAIVLCYMILQTADVGMGKYVVEGYEEVKKLTDTEKKILKITNQNRKRNVAVAAAASAAGAATTIAALWPRRTCSRPTA; encoded by the exons ATGGAGTACAACGACACTCTGCTCATCCCAGGCCAGCATATACGTCCACCCATAACCGAAGAGACGGCGGCCGCTCTGCTGGAGCGGCTGTACGGGATGCAGGCAACAAGCGTGCGCGAACTGAATGCTTACGACGACCGGAATTACCACGTGGTGTGTGAGTCGAGCACGAATCCGCACGCGATCAATTTAGCGGAGACCGACTACGTCCTCAAGGTGATCAACTCCTTGGACTCCCGCAAAATTGACGTGATCGAGGCGCAGACGGAGCTAATGATTTTCCTCAATCAGCGAAACGTCTGTTGTCCCTTACCTGTAAAGAACGTGAACGGCGCGTATTTCTCCCTGGAAATTTTAAAGAGCGAGAATACTATGGAAAAGTATGCCGTGAAACTGTTGGTCTATCGTCCCGGTGAACTGCTGTACAACGTGAAACTGAACGAAGAATTGTTGCGCAATGTTGGCAGCTTCACAGCCAGAATCGATGAGATTCTCATGGGCTTCAATCATCCCGCCTATGATGATCACAAATCACTGTGGATGTTGTCTTCTGTGCCGCGAGTGCAGCAGTTCACGTATGTGATTAAGAGCTCGTTCGATAAACAGTTGGTACATGACGTGATTGTTAGCTTCCAGAGAGAGGTGTTATCAATCATGGATCAATTGGAGCAAACGATCATACATGGTGATCTGAATGAGCAAAACATTATTGTAACTCCTGATGGCAAGGACATTGCTGCCGTGATCGATTTTGGTGACTGTCACAAGACTTGTCGTGTTTTCGAGTTAGCTATAGTTCTCTGCTACATGATCTTGCAAACGGCCGACGTCGGAATGGGTAAATATGTCGTGGAGGGTTACGAGGAAGTCAAGAAGTTGACCGACACGGAGAAGAAGATTCTCAAAATCACC aatcaaaaccggaaaaggaatgtagcagtagcagcagcagcatcagcagcaggagcagcgacaacaatcg CGGCCTTGTGGCCTCGTCGCACTTGCTCGCGTCCAACAGCGTGA